The DNA region TGATCGAGAAGTTTCCCGAGGTCGCCCGCTACGGGGGATAGGCGATTATGGTTGCCTGCGCCGCTTCTTCTCCCGTATCTTTATCGAAAAGTTCGACTTTTCCCGTCGGGCGGACGGACGAGGAGGCGGTGCTCCTTCGGGGCATGTTCCTGCACGTCCTTCGGCGGTTCGCGTCTGCGGGCGCCTACCCCTGCGTCCCGCGCCTCGGGCTGGCGGAGCCGACGTTCGGCCGGCTGCTCGCAGCCTGCGAGGTCGAGGGGATTTCGGAGCCTTCGGGGGGGATAGTGCCGGAGGATTTTTGGGACCTTGCGTCTCTCTTGACCGCGTCGGGGGACGGATCGGAAGAGACGCGATGGGTGGCGCATGCAATCGCTGCGGGCTGTCTGGCGGACGACCACCTCTGGCGGGATCTTGGCCTGCCGGATCGGAGGGCGCTCACCCGGCTCTTGGAGCGCTACTTTCGGCCGCTGCGGGAGCGGAACGTCGGTGAGATGCGTTGGAAGAAGTTCTTTTACAAGGAGCTTTGCGAGCAGGCCGGATTTCGGGCTTGCAAGGCGCCCAGTTGTGGGGAATGCAGCGATTACGCGATGTGTTTTGGGAAGGAATAGGCAACAACCAAAGGAGAGTACGATGACGACGATTGGGTACGCGCATCCGGAAAAGTTGGTCGAGACCGAATGGCTTGCCGAACACCTGAACGATCCGGGCATCCGCATCGTGGAGAGCAACGAGGACGTGCTGCTCTACGATACGGGGCATATCCCGGGGGCCGTCCATATCGACTGGCGGAGCGATCTCCAGGATCCGGTGGTACGGGACTATATTTCGCCGGAAGCCTTCGCCGCCCTCTGCCGGCGAAACGGGATTGCTCCGGATACCACCTGCATCTTTTACGGGGACAAATCGAACTGGTGGGCCTGCTACGCCCTTTGGGCGTTCGAGCTCTTCGGTCATCGGAACTCGAAGATCCTCAACGGAGGCCGGGACAAGTGGATCCGCGAGGGCCGGCCGCTTACCCGGGAAAAGCCTTCCTATCCCGAGACGAACTACCCGGTGCCGACCGCGCGTAGGGATGGGGAGATCCGCGCTTTCTACGAACAGACGCTCGCCCACCAGCGTGCAGGGCTTCCTCTGATCGACGTGCGGAGCCCGGGCGAATACACCGGCGAGCTCCTCCACATGCCCGAGTATCCGCAGGAAGGAGCGCTTCGCGGCGGCCATATCCCCGGGGCGAAGAACGTGCCCTGGAAGATGGCGGTCAAGGAGGACGGCACGTTCAAGCCGGTCGACGAGCTCCGGAAGATCTACGAAGGGGATTGCGGGCTGAAGCCCGACAGCGACACGATCGTCTACTGCCGGATCGGCGAGCGGTCGAGCCACACCTGGTTCGTGCTCACCTATCTGCTCGGTCACACGAAGGTGCGCAACTACGACGGATCGTGGACCGAGTGGGGCAACAAGGTCGGGGCGCCGATAGCGCGGCCTTAGACGGCTTTTCCAGTGATCGCTGAGCGGGTTTGTGCAGCGCGG from Methylacidimicrobium sp. AP8 includes:
- a CDS encoding sulfurtransferase, whose protein sequence is MTTIGYAHPEKLVETEWLAEHLNDPGIRIVESNEDVLLYDTGHIPGAVHIDWRSDLQDPVVRDYISPEAFAALCRRNGIAPDTTCIFYGDKSNWWACYALWAFELFGHRNSKILNGGRDKWIREGRPLTREKPSYPETNYPVPTARRDGEIRAFYEQTLAHQRAGLPLIDVRSPGEYTGELLHMPEYPQEGALRGGHIPGAKNVPWKMAVKEDGTFKPVDELRKIYEGDCGLKPDSDTIVYCRIGERSSHTWFVLTYLLGHTKVRNYDGSWTEWGNKVGAPIARP
- a CDS encoding nitrogen fixation protein NifQ encodes the protein MLLRGMFLHVLRRFASAGAYPCVPRLGLAEPTFGRLLAACEVEGISEPSGGIVPEDFWDLASLLTASGDGSEETRWVAHAIAAGCLADDHLWRDLGLPDRRALTRLLERYFRPLRERNVGEMRWKKFFYKELCEQAGFRACKAPSCGECSDYAMCFGKE